The sequence ACCAGTAATGGTAGGGCCAAGTAGTTCTCATACTGCTGGTGCCGCTCGAATTGGAAAAGTGGTCCATGATATCTTCGGTGAAAAGCCAGATAAGATTACGATCGACTTATATGAATCCTTTGCCAAAACTTACCGCGGTCACGGAACCGATGTAGCTATTGTTGGTGGTTTGTTAGGAATGGAACCAGATGATAGACGCTTGTCCGATTCTTTGAAAATCGCCTATGAATCGGGAATCAAGGTAGCCTTTGTGCCTAAGAGTGACAAAGTTGCTCATCCTAATACTGCCAAAATTACCCTCGTTAAGGGAGACCACGAATTATCAGTTACTGGCGTATCTATTGGTGGTGGAAATATTCAAATTTCAGAGATCAACGGATTTAAGATGTCTTTGAGCTTAGGAACTCCAACTTATATTACAGTTCATCAAGATGTAGCTGGTATGATTGCTAAAGTTACTAATGTCTTTTCCAATTTCGATATTAATATTGGAACGATGACCGTTACTCGAGCTTCTAAAGGCGAAAAAGCCATCATGATTATTGAGGTAGATGAACGTCGCGACCGAGAAGAGATTTTGGATAAATTGAAGTCATTGCCACATGTCGATAATGCAACGTATTTTGAATAGGGGATAAAAAGATGTTTTATACAATTAAAGAACTAGTTGAAAAAAGTGCTAAATACGATTCCGTTGCTGACTTGATGGTTCAAACCGAAATGGAGAATACTAACCGAAGCAAGGAATTCATCCGTTCACAAATGGAACGTAATTTGGAAGTTATGGAACAATCGATTCAAGAAGGCGTCGCTGGAGTTAAATCCGTTACTGGTTTGACTGGTGGGGATGCTAAATTGATGAACGAGTATATCGAAAAAGGCGACTTTTTAAGTGGCGAACCGATTTTGGAAGCAGTCAGAAATGCGGTTGCTGTCAATGAGGTCAATGCCAAAATGGGTCTGATCTGTGCCACACCAACAGCCGGAAGTGCCGGAGTTTTAGCCGGAGTTTTAGTTGCTGTTAGAGACAGATTGAAAATGACTAGAGATCAACAAGTCGACTTCTTGTTTACTGCCGGAGCTTTTGGTTTAGTAATTGCTAATAATTCATCGATTGCTGGAGCTGAAGGTGGTTGCCAGGCAGAAGTTGGATCAGCCGCAGCGATGGCTTCAGCAGCCTTAGTTTGTGCTAAAGGTGGTAGTGCTCAACAAGCAGCCGAAGCAATTTCAATTACTTTGCAAAATATGATGGGATTAGTCTGTGATCCTGTAGCTGGGCTAGTTGAAGTCCCTTGTGTTAAAAGAAATGCCCTCGGTTCTTCACAAGCGATGATTTCTGCAGATATGGCTCTAGCCGGCATTAAGAGTGTTATTCCAGTTGACGAGGTCGTTGAAGCGATGCACAAAGTTGGTCAACAAATGCCATCTATCTTCAAGGAGACAGCTGAAGGTGGCTTAGCTACTACACCAACTGCCTTGAAGTTGAAAAAGGAAATATTTGGTGATTAATTGAAGGGTGGATTAAAAATGAAACAACATAAACATGCGGCCTGTACCTCAATTATGGTCGGTAAAAAAGCAGCTCAAGACGGCTCTAATTTTATAGCTAGAAATGAAGATAATTACGTTGCTAATTGGCCTAAGAGATTTTTCGTTCAACCAGCAGTTGAAAATCGCCATGAGACTTACGTTTCTCCATACAATAAATTGACTGTTGAATTGCCTGAAAAAGCTTATCGTTATACGAGTTCACCTGATGCTAATCAAGATGAAGGCTGGTATGAAGAAGATGGTATCAACGAGAAAAACGTTGGGATGAGTGCCACCGAGAGTGTTTTTGCTAATGAATTGGTTTTAGCTTATGATCCTTTGATTCCTGAGGGAGTGGCTGAAGATTCAATGACGACACTAGTTTTGCCATACATTGATTCCGCTCGCCAAGGAGTCGAGTATTTAGGTAATTTAATTGAAAAATATGGCTCAGCTGAAGGTAACGGCGTGCAATTCTTTGATCAAAATGAAATTTGGTATGTTGAATTAGCAACCGGTCATCATTGGGTAGCGATTAGGATCCCTGACGATAGTTATGCCGTAGCCGCTAATCAAATTGGAATTGAAGAAATCGACTTTAATGATCCTGATAATTTCATGTGGTCTAAAGGAATTCAAGAGTTCGTAGCTGATAATAATTTGAATCCTGATTTTGAAGGCTTTAATTTTAGACATATCTTTGGAACTGATACGAAACAAGATCGTCATTACAACACGCCGCGAGTTTGGTACGGGCAAAAAATGCTCAATCCATCGATTGAACAAGATCCAGAATCTTCAAATTTGCCATTTTT comes from Companilactobacillus pabuli and encodes:
- the sdaAA gene encoding L-serine ammonia-lyase, iron-sulfur-dependent, subunit alpha produces the protein MFYTIKELVEKSAKYDSVADLMVQTEMENTNRSKEFIRSQMERNLEVMEQSIQEGVAGVKSVTGLTGGDAKLMNEYIEKGDFLSGEPILEAVRNAVAVNEVNAKMGLICATPTAGSAGVLAGVLVAVRDRLKMTRDQQVDFLFTAGAFGLVIANNSSIAGAEGGCQAEVGSAAAMASAALVCAKGGSAQQAAEAISITLQNMMGLVCDPVAGLVEVPCVKRNALGSSQAMISADMALAGIKSVIPVDEVVEAMHKVGQQMPSIFKETAEGGLATTPTALKLKKEIFGD
- the sdaAB gene encoding L-serine ammonia-lyase, iron-sulfur-dependent subunit beta — encoded protein: MKDVRFKSVFDIIGPVMVGPSSSHTAGAARIGKVVHDIFGEKPDKITIDLYESFAKTYRGHGTDVAIVGGLLGMEPDDRRLSDSLKIAYESGIKVAFVPKSDKVAHPNTAKITLVKGDHELSVTGVSIGGGNIQISEINGFKMSLSLGTPTYITVHQDVAGMIAKVTNVFSNFDINIGTMTVTRASKGEKAIMIIEVDERRDREEILDKLKSLPHVDNATYFE
- a CDS encoding C69 family dipeptidase; the encoded protein is MKQHKHAACTSIMVGKKAAQDGSNFIARNEDNYVANWPKRFFVQPAVENRHETYVSPYNKLTVELPEKAYRYTSSPDANQDEGWYEEDGINEKNVGMSATESVFANELVLAYDPLIPEGVAEDSMTTLVLPYIDSARQGVEYLGNLIEKYGSAEGNGVQFFDQNEIWYVELATGHHWVAIRIPDDSYAVAANQIGIEEIDFNDPDNFMWSKGIQEFVADNNLNPDFEGFNFRHIFGTDTKQDRHYNTPRVWYGQKMLNPSIEQDPESSNLPFLRKPEKKISVEDIQAVLASHYDETEFDPMSTGKNSKKYRAISLSRTANSHILQLPKTSKTNVGGIEWKALGIPSFSPYVPFFTNANDIDETYSYVPEKLDMKSAYWMYETLAMIVESHYTEFVEPNLDYQKKLAQWARRKISEVEATAASKSGEELTNFLTEQNHLIAEHFNETTKEHIADLITKGTELSKLTFKMDPNL